The following proteins are encoded in a genomic region of Hymenobacter siberiensis:
- a CDS encoding glycoside hydrolase family 2 TIM barrel-domain containing protein: MKILKRGWVTFLLLVILSAEGCNTKSPENTTWLTPSTTRLQGVIPTKVEPTQGGFRLVRGGKPYYLRGGAGVQQIDRLREAGGNTLRLWSSDFAEPFMDEAHQAGLSVMLGLWMEPETSHFTYYDPAMVEAQLGRIRQQVLRYRHHPALLMWNVGNEVDISARGPRLFSALGRIAHMIHELDPYHPVTTTLGDLDSRAAELHHLAPEVDILSFNIYGKLRILPTLLRNSGWLGPYIISEYGNAGYWEEAETKWGAQLEKTSTAKAVFVSSLYRQVIEPDSNKCLGSYLFFWGSKFEYTSTWFSLFEPTGEKTALVDEMNYLWRGQYPTNRAPLITDLQLAGRRASASIEATVGQLLPSIVEASDPEGDSLTVHWELLPEVEKTFDAKIIATPPESVENAVISGYGFGALIKAPQLPGPYRLYVRVFDGHGSVATANIPFWVRTVPPTLVGTR, encoded by the coding sequence GAAGTCCCCCGAAAATACAACCTGGCTTACGCCATCCACCACCCGCTTACAAGGTGTTATTCCTACCAAGGTAGAACCAACCCAGGGCGGGTTTCGCCTAGTACGTGGCGGAAAGCCATACTATTTGAGGGGTGGGGCGGGCGTTCAGCAAATCGACCGTCTGCGCGAGGCCGGTGGCAATACCCTACGGCTCTGGAGCTCCGATTTTGCGGAACCGTTCATGGACGAGGCGCATCAGGCGGGCCTCAGTGTAATGCTTGGATTGTGGATGGAACCAGAGACTTCCCACTTTACATATTATGACCCTGCCATGGTAGAAGCGCAACTCGGGCGCATTCGCCAGCAGGTGTTACGTTACCGTCATCACCCCGCTCTGCTGATGTGGAACGTGGGAAACGAAGTAGACATTTCTGCTAGAGGGCCACGGCTTTTTAGCGCGCTCGGCCGCATTGCTCACATGATTCATGAACTAGACCCCTATCATCCAGTCACGACAACCCTAGGAGACTTGGACAGCCGAGCCGCCGAGTTACATCACCTGGCTCCAGAAGTCGATATTTTGTCATTTAATATATATGGAAAGCTTCGGATATTACCCACCCTGTTGCGGAACAGTGGCTGGCTTGGCCCCTACATCATTTCTGAATATGGTAACGCGGGCTATTGGGAAGAAGCCGAGACAAAATGGGGGGCACAACTGGAAAAGACTAGTACGGCAAAAGCCGTTTTTGTCAGTAGCCTCTACCGGCAGGTAATCGAGCCTGATAGCAATAAGTGTTTAGGTAGCTACCTTTTTTTCTGGGGTTCTAAGTTTGAATATACTTCCACTTGGTTCAGCTTATTTGAGCCTACTGGCGAAAAAACGGCCTTGGTTGATGAGATGAACTATCTGTGGAGAGGGCAGTATCCTACTAACCGGGCTCCTCTGATAACGGATTTGCAATTGGCGGGGCGACGGGCGAGCGCGAGTATTGAAGCAACGGTCGGGCAGTTATTACCTTCGATAGTTGAGGCGTCAGACCCGGAAGGCGATTCGTTGACCGTACACTGGGAACTACTTCCCGAAGTGGAAAAAACGTTCGATGCCAAGATTATAGCTACTCCACCTGAGTCCGTTGAAAACGCCGTTATAAGCGGGTATGGTTTTGGCGCTCTGATTAAAGCTCCTCAATTACCAGGGCCTTACCGACTATATGTGCGGGTGTTTGACGGCCATGGTAGCGTCGCAACAGCTAATATTCCATTCTGGGTCCGGACGGTTCCACCGACTTTGGTCGGCACGCGCTAA